The Oncorhynchus mykiss isolate Arlee chromosome Y, USDA_OmykA_1.1, whole genome shotgun sequence genomic sequence TCTGCAGTTTAATCAGCAAAGTCCATAGGGCAGCCAATCCAGTCGGACGACATTTGGTAAACACCCGGGATTCCGGGGACGTTTGTATCGCTCTTGAAGAACGAACAGGTAGGTAGGTATACAATCATGACAGTTCAGTATCGTAGGCTAATTGCAATATGTACAGGTGGTTAATCGTTTATGCTGATTGTCCAAGTAATCAAACTGTCTGTGTTTTCTTGATAGTGGTAAAATGCCACAGAAAGATCCTTGTCAGAAGCAAGCATGCGCAATTCAGAAGTGTTTACAAGGTGAGGTTTTTCCACAACATAATCTATTTCTGATTTCTAACGTGAATAGCTTTTGATATCTGATTGGGTTTCTTGTATTACACGCACTTAGCCCACTGTCTTTGTCTTCCAGCAAACAAGTACATAGAGAGCAGGTGCGAGGATGTAATAAGAGCTATGCGTATGTGCTGTGAGCACGCAGGCGAGAACTCCATCTGCTGCTCAGGGTTCGCCAGGGAACAAAGGTCTACAGAGCCTAAAATTCTTGGTGCATCCTGACCTGATTGTGGACACTGGACAACGGTCTTATTTGTAAATTGTACATAATGACAATGCTTCAAATGTAATAAAGTTGTTTATAATGACAGTAAATTATCCTACGGGGATGAAGTCCAGTGTTGTTCAAGTACTGTAGCCAGGGGTACAACTTCCACGGGGGGGCATGACCCCcctcacattctgaaattgcatttttgtccccctcAGTTGTATCATTGCACTGTGATACAAAACGCTGCTcgggtgtgctttaggaccatgcagatgCCTCAGAGCGGTCAGGCATATAGGACCAGCACTGGAGAGCTGAACAGAGGCAGCTATTCTTTAGTTGACAATGTAACTGCTGTTTGACAGAAAATAATCTATAttcataaactgggtggttcgagcactgaatgctgattggctggcagtggtggtatatttaagcaataaggcaccttgggggtttgtggtatatggccaatttaccatggctaagggctgttcttaggcacgacacaGATTATAatagtaattagagcagtaaaaaatgttttgtcatacctgtggtatactgtctgatatacaacggctgtcagccaatcagcattcagggctcgagccacccagtttataacagactataccacgggtatgacaacatttatttgtactgctctaattgaattggtaaccagtttataatagcaataaggcacttaGGGGGTTTATGGTAAATGGCCAATTTACCACAGCTAAggtctgtatccaggcactctgctttGCGTCGTGCTTACCACACCCCcttcttattgcttaaatatattcCCAGTGCTGAGCTAGTAGTGTAACTGACATTTTACGTTAGCTAATGTTTCACCCCCTCTCAAATTAAGGGAATGAAAAACTagcagctagctagtagctaagtACCACAGTCAGTTCAGCTCTAGCTAGCTGTCAGGTAGCAGTATCTTAACAGCTGTCATGTGTATGGAAATGTCTTGTAGCCTTTTTTGTCTTGTAGCCTTTTTTTCAACAGAAGTACATTTGATGTACCATTAGCTAGCAGAGCTAGCCAaaagagctaacgttagctagttagctcaTTAACTTTAGCGattatttttgcctcaatcaCACGACCTGAATTAAACGATGAAACCAGCGGCCAAACGAATGAAGACTGATATTCTGACTTTTTAGTCAGTATACCACTAAGGTTATTGATCTATCAGTTTCCCtagctaattccctacttttcactGACACGGTGTAAACATCTTTAGAGGCTTCACTGTCATGCTGCAGTCAGTACACAactcatcatgtcttagcaggatcagatgttgacagatttccctgcagggtcagacagccagggaagaccaatCTACGGAGGAGTTTAGGGACATTTTGCAGTATATTATAATCAATGAATGGATGcaaagttccatcttgagttGATAGGTAGGCTAGTCTGGGATCCGTGGCAATTTCAATTGTTGAACCATTGATTCTATTCATGTATAATATAAATGTTCACCAATGCaattctttgtcatgcctcatccgagcaggatcagatggtgataGTGGTCTCATcagggtcaggcagccagggaagaccagtctgatGGAGCGGAGGTGACTTTTTGCAGATACAACACTATTTTCTCTGTGCCGCAAACACTGTAAAGAAAGAAGCTTCAAAGATTGAAACTATTTTAAGTCCGTCTGACAAACCAATAAAGCGTCGATAGAGGCTTTTCCCGATGACACAGAACTTGTCATACAgaaatgtgaggaagacctgggagACAATGAATGGATACAGATATGTTAGAATGCCCAGTCATGCTCATATAATCTCAGACATCAATTATTGCAGTTTAAGACAATCCATAGAATGTACAATATGCCAGTGAAAATGAATATCATGCACTCAGAAATGTAATTATTCTGCTGGAGGTGTaacacaaaaggggacatatttgcatatgttatgTTCTTGTGAAGGCTTGCTGAATTCTGCCAAAGAATATGTTCTATCTCAACATGTCTATAGattctccctgtttttgtttgtttggaaaTGTTGATTACTGGAGACATCAGAAAAAAACTGTGTAACCTAGCATTTACAGTggctaagaaatgcattgccattaattggaaggttggttatcctcccacaatggATGGAAGAAATGTCTATACATATAGATAATCTTGTAATTAATCAAATCTATTTAAGAGTATACTATACTGTGCAACTTTCATAACGTCTGGATGCCTTATGGAAAACAGTACGACAAAAGGAGATACCTATTTAGGCGCTGCTGGGCTGCTCAATCCTGGCCCTGGGTGTCTGCCGTACTATTGGTTAGCACTTTGGCCAAacacctgaaaccaataatgaatgtttcactaagatcctcAAGCTGAGTAGTGTGTTGGGTTGGGGTGCTGCAGGGTCGTGGACCCCTAGGGACAGGGTGACCCAGCTAAATTGTGTGCAAGTAAAAAAAGCTCTAGAGTACTATTAGGCCTATGAATTATATGGAGGGTGTACTGtttgtgtgttaatgtgtagCTGTTTTTATAAAACTTGTTTTCCAAACCTTTCCTtgagacaaaacaacaaaaagaTGGGAAGGAAGTGTTGGGGGGAGAGTttagttattgactagactggtgggtgTCGGACATGCAGATGGctcaggctggctggctgagatTTGATCATCAAAAGGCGTTGTACTTTATTTGTAAGAGTTGTTAATTTGTTAGGCTATTGATtaaaggtgcaacacaatattaattattgatctagttcagtcttatcaatcacttaaacatatttaatgatctcttacctagcttgatgacAGCATTTTTGCTTACTTTATGTGGTTCCAAATAGTGATGATGAAGGGCCATATTcaattgtgtagaaatgcaggaaattagcttgagATGCCCCCCCAAAATGGGAGGGCCCCCAGACCCTCCACCAAGTtgtccccccacttctaaaacaaAGTTGCACACCTTACTACAGCTGTATTCTCAGTGAAACGATGGCAAACAAAATCATTCTAAAAAGACAGTTCACTTTTTTATTACTTCTCCCAGAATTTTACATTTTGTTTGTAACAAAATATAGAATTTTAAACGGTGAAAAAAATACTATGAAGCTTTTGAACAGCACATTTTACACTTTGCTAAGTAATTGGGTAAGGGTTGCATTGAGGAGGATAAACATTGGAGAAATAATTGTAGCAAACCTGCATTCCTATcagtgcattacctcatcacatgTTCTCTACCAAAGGCTTATTGATATGTTCCATGTATTACAGTACATTCCATAATTGTCCTTAGTCATTTGTAAATACACTGGACTCTTGTATGCTGTGCGGCAGCTTTTGATCATGCAACTTTAAATCAACACAATCTGTACTTGCAAACAAATCTGACTCAGACCTCAGTCTCAAGCAGGGATTTAGAACGCCAGATATGTCCAGTCTGGCTTTCTAACTCCCTGGTCTCAAGTAAGAACTTGACACGCATCCTCATCCACTGGTAAATAAGTCACTACTATTTGGGATGATTAACATGCACACACCATGATTGTCCTTGAATTACACTTTGGAATTTTAGGTAAGAAAATATGATGTCTAATACCATTCAAACTTGTGTTACTGCAGCCTCTTAGTCCCCTTGTACAGTACTTACTCACACATGTATTTCTGTTTGTAACGCAGACCCTTTGGTTTGAAggaacataaacacacatacaaccTTGATCTTAACAATTTAGAAAATGAAGGATATTACTAAACAAATCCCAAATTAGGGAAAACAAGTTAAAAGGGCTTTGCTCCAGTTCCATCTGACAGAATGCATTTACATGTATCCAGGTAGACATATTTTGGTGGATTTCAAACCATATCTCAAATAAGTACTGTATTATACCAGAATAATGCATAGGAAAATGTAATAATAAATTAAATAGGTCATGCATAAGCCTCAATGATAAACATAGTTTTTTAAATGGTTGTGTTTTCAATTGGACGCATTCTCATGAGCCCAACAACACACATCAAGCCTATGAGTTACAGTTTGACATATTATTGATATGTAGTCTACTTGCATATCTAGATAGCTGGTTAGGTTTAAGCTTTTTTTCAGCCTTGTATTTGACACAATATTAAATAAAGAGATTAATTTGTAGATTTAGGAGGCCAAGCCCAGCAGAAATCCACCAGCAAAACCTCCTGTGAGGACAATATTCTTCTTCACAAATGTCTGCACCTGGTAAAAAGAAAAACACCAATGCATGGTTAAGTTTAGCAGAGTATTGATAAGCATTGGTCTTAGTATGGAAGCCCGTTCCTTATGAGCCCAAGCCCGAAATGACAAAACGTTAAAGTTATGAGTGTGCCATTATATAACACATAGCCTACCACATATTACGCATGGCAGcaaaacaaaactgatttaagatgtctttagtacataattggtctagcttATACTCCAAAATTAAACAGATTTGAGTAGTCACCTTTGGGTGTGGACTCTATTATTATGCATATTGGATGGACTTTATACAACGCTCCAAAAtgtctatccatgagtctgggagagaacgtatAGGCCTAAGCGATGCACTTGATTAATTGATTTTGCAGTGCGACTTAGTTAGCCCAGAATTAGTGAATTTGCATTTGATAGCCTACTAAATagggattttttaaatttattttaagaattaaTTGATTGACACATTACCTTCAGctatacagaatatctcaccaacaTGCATTTTCATCTGCTCTCCTTTATTCCTTTCTTGAGTGCGCAGAAGGGCTGTCAACAGTGTAGTGAAATATGTTTCCTTGTGTAAACATGTCACTATTGATGTTcccgaacagatttcacttgccctaattaagcactgggtagctgcaggaacagggttggagagcccatggcatacagagtttggggcggaatatcacctgtcCGGCAGctagagcatgctcctcaaacagtggttggtTTATGCATGGAGTGAAACTAGTGTTCTTATATTTACTCCTCAACTGCTCATATGCGCCACTGTAAAACCGAAGTAGCCTACAGAGCAGACCCACAGGAAAGCGCACAGCCTTCATTTGCAATTTGTGTGCATACAGAGTTGACATGTCACTTTCCCCCAGCCCATTTGATAATGGACCATTCTAAATCTAAACTAATTTGACATATTAGTAAtgacaagattaaattgagaatagtctgatgggtgaaaatatgatcacttgatgagaggaCAGCTGTGCAgcataaggtttgtatcattacTAAAGTTGCTAAATCTTGCATATAGGACCCGTTTCAAATTACCATTTTTACGCTCAACATAGCCACACCATGAGCACTCGCTCTGTAATGAGAAAAATATCCTCAAATTCAATTTACTATAAAATCTGATAAAATGGCACAGGACTTAAGCATATCTTGTCAGtcaaatgaacaagcctacagcctggagcatagccagataacatgggcctacagtaggccaactcatattctgttcttctgaattACATTTTCTTCATAGTGTAACGAcactgggtttataagcgcggaaatcgaacCTGCCGcatgagcatgcttttgcggcacagtcgatagcgcaccggacctcgggctcgaaggtcgagggttcgagacctgcccCCTGCcgtttcattacattggtgtcagaagtgatcggaccttgcatccacaacagtgcgtgtgcttggccGGTGAGCGCGTTCCTGTAAGACGTAGAGTCACAAGCTAGCGCGAGGACAcgctctttgaaaggagggaTTAGTgttaacgaccctgggtttatttGCGTGGAAATCGACCCTGCCGcatgagcatgcttttgcggcacagtcgataacgcgccggacctcggggtcgagggttcgagacctgctccctgcggTTTCATTACAATATCATAAATGTTTtagacctgactaaaataaacagatttactgtggtgtatattaaattgatttattagacttttctAAATGTAGCGGTTCCAAAGGCGTGCATCAGGGACTGTATGCGTGAAGGATAAACTTTACCTTGATACTggcagtcttttgcatgacaataaccatcAGACAAAATGTAATTCGTTTCGGGGAACACCAAAACTCAGGCTTCTTTAAAACTTAAATAAGTCGAACTCGCACCTCAGCTGATGTGAAGTGTAGCTCTCCCCAACATCTCTCAAGCTCCACTGGAACACTGGCCCAGCCACCCctaaatagcacctgggccaacacaggtgaaacaccttcccactaacgagatggcaaccagcacaggtgtaacacatactgactgacAAGGTGACAAATCGGTGTGCCCTACGTGCTAAAAAGCTATACGTGTGAAAGtacaacctcaaaacataaatgaaAAAACCAAAGCATGTAATAACTTTAAAGGATAACCATATCTATGTCCTATAGTCAACGTGCAAGCTTTGATATTAATGAATTGGAGAGTTTTGTTGATGTGAGTTGATGACTTACTATCTCGTAATTAGGGTTATTACTTTTTTCCTCGAGAAATTAaaaatgtttcatgttttgtttgCGTGCCACGATACAAGTATTGCGATACgaagtatcgtggcaaggaaacaaaacataaAATTTCTCGAAGAAAAAAGTCAAAATGTTAGAAACAAACAGCATTATGTTGTCACCAAGAGTCACATGTTTATTTTGCAAACTATAGCACCGACATTTTCAAATAAAGTAGGACCATAGAGTTAGTCTAATTCCTGTTGTTTTCTTTGTGCAATGGAAAATCTGGTGTCGTAGTATCACGACACTGGTATCATGACAATCCTACTTATAATGActtactatctcacaactcaagTCAGATGTTCTTTTTTGGGTGGCAGGAACGGGCTTCCATATATTTGACTTTGTTCTCTTTTATACtctggagtgaaaaggtgtggatAGCTTTAACATCATACCATTAGTCATGAGCATATTTGAAATGCTAAAATCACAACACCAAAGAGATCATAAGACATGAATCAGATAGGAAACATCCACCATTTTATAGTAGACCATGATGACCCCTTACCTCATCCACTTTTGTCCTGACTTCCTTACTGGGCTTTTCTGTATTCAACTTCAGCTGCTTCTTGGCCTTGTTTACATCACGCTCCACTCTCTTCCAGTCCACTTTGATGTACCCTGTGTGGTTGGCAATCTAGAAGGAAATTAATCACACACCAATAATGGCAATGTGACTGGGGTTGAGCCATAACACACTTCCATGTGTCCCAATGTGAAACATGAGTGTCAAATATGTGTTAAATGTAGGTAAATAAGTCAGTGTTGTTTAGAACTATGGATTTTCAAACACAAAATAAATTAATGCAGAGCATAAAAGAAGTCACACCTTACCTGAAGCAAAAAGAAGCCTCCACCCACTGCTGAAGCCGCCAGCTTTCCAACTTTCTGGAACAAATACCCAGCACACCTTAGAGGAAAAACAGCTATTAAACAGAGACCTGCCAATTCATAAATGGTTCAAATTGTAGAACACCACAGCAAATTCACATGGCTTATCCATTTATTATTTATTCATATTACACAATCAGGACTGATTGACTCACCAGCCAGACACTCCACCAATGGCAAGCTGGGTGGCAACATCATACTTCTCTGCTACTGGCCCAGAGTTCTTGCCAAAAACTTTGTTCCACCATCTCTGTTTCTTGGCATAGTCTACCACCTCTTCACTCTTATCTAGAAGATACTCTACCACCTCCTCACTCTTATCTAGAAAAAcaaatcacacacaaaaaaaagagtCAGACCCACCACCATGTAACTGTATCTAGTTGTAATTTGATATAGCCAATTATTACATTGATTTCAAAGTCATACGCTTGATCGTCCTTGGCTCACATGACCTTGCAGGACACTGAAATACACTGTGCATCTTATGCTGTGTCTGATGCCAGAAAGTAGACTACATTGACCTTTACAAATCCAGGCTTCTGGACACTTGAAAATAGAGGCCTAAAATAGACCAGCCTAGAGAGACCAGATGGCCATCAATTTCACTTTCAGTCAGACAAACTTGTGATCAGTCGAGAGATTTGGTCTGTCTCAAGATCAAACACACTGACCTGGCAGACACAATCCTTTTTGATGCATACCAT encodes the following:
- the cmc4 gene encoding cx9C motif-containing protein 4 codes for the protein MPQKDPCQKQACAIQKCLQANKYIESRCEDVIRAMRMCCEHAGENSICCSGFAREQRSTEPKILGAS
- the LOC110509943 gene encoding FUN14 domain-containing protein 1A — its product is MAEKKKDKSEEVVEYLLDKSEEVVDYAKKQRWWNKVFGKNSGPVAEKYDVATQLAIGGVSGWCAGYLFQKVGKLAASAVGGGFFLLQIANHTGYIKVDWKRVERDVNKAKKQLKLNTEKPSKEVRTKVDEVQTFVKKNIVLTGGFAGGFLLGLAS